One Aegilops tauschii subsp. strangulata cultivar AL8/78 chromosome 7, Aet v6.0, whole genome shotgun sequence genomic window carries:
- the LOC109754174 gene encoding sphinganine C4-monooxygenase 1-like yields MAFPVSDELLGTFVPIAVYWLYSGLYIVLDALGTADRYRLHPKEDEETRNIPSKRTVLKGVLLQQAVQVAVSLIVFKITGDGSRDTREQPPAPVIALQFVVAMFAMDTWQYFVHRYLHTNKFLYKHVHAQHHTILVPYAFGALYSHPLEGLLMDTASGAVGYLASGMTPRTAIFFISFGAIKTVDDHCGLWLPGNIFHAVFANNSAFHNIHHQLYGNKHNFSQPFFVVWDKILGTYMPFTVLSREGGGVEARPVKHALAAHEHHKSH; encoded by the exons ATGGCATTCCCGGTCTCGGACGAGCTACTGGGCACGTTCGTGCCCATCGCGGTGTACTGGCTCTACTCGGGGCTGTACATCGTGCTGGACGCGCTGGGGACGGCCGACCGCTACCGCCTCCACCCCAAGGAGGACGAGGAGACCAGGAACATACCTTCCAAGCGCACCGTCCTCAAGGGCGTCCTCCTCCAGCAGGCCGTCCAGGTCGCCGTCTCGCTCATCGTCTTCAAG ATCACCGGCGATGGGAGCCGCGACACGAGGGAGCAGCCTCCGGCGCCGGTGATAGCGCTGCAGTTCGTCGTGGCAATGTTCGCCATGGACACGTGGCAGTACTTCGTGCACAGGTACCTCCACACCAACAAGTTCCTCTACAAGCACGTCCACGCGCAGCACCACACCATCCTGGTGCCCTACGCGTTCGGGGCGCTCTACAGCCACCCGCTGGAGGGCCTGCTCATGGACACGGCTAGCGGCGCCGTCGGGTACCTCGCTTCCGGGATGACCCCCCGcaccgccatcttcttcatctcGTTCGGCGCCATCAAGACCGTCGACGACCACTGTGGCCTCTGGCTGCCCGGCAATATCTTCCACGCTGTCTTCGCCAACAACAGCGCCTTCCACAACATCCACCACCAGCTCTACGGCAACAAGCACAACTTCTCGCAGCCCTTCTTCGTCGTGTGGGACAAGATCCTCGGGACGTACATGCCCTTCACGGTCCTGAGCCGCGAGGGTGGAGGAGTAGAGGCGCGCCCGGTTAAGCACGCCCTTGCGGCGCACGAGCATCACAAGTCCCATTGA